One Corallococcus exiguus DNA segment encodes these proteins:
- a CDS encoding PD40 domain-containing protein, which yields MLTRQGPWFLALAVLLSSGAWAQDDENDGGMVLPERLTVGMGDQFLGQLGPDENSLLFVSNRDIATEIFVQDLEKGRERRLFDEGADVTWPRISPDGKQLLYISFRTQAGGQLCVRDLPEAKERRCLEEDLSALQAEWIDDTHIALVSRVTIQGDLRLSKVALGAGWHVTPLLDRNLTSPTISPDGRWLVYVPVQRSVQEVGPGFAARASPHLEAIRLDVPGAAPVPLTLDIPGKTGQPVFARDGRSLYVVQFFTDSNGDGVIDASDSGVLFRVPFASERDDAPAQATAASPDQLTSESWNCEYPSPTAASLITTCSRGQSLDVYQLPLGGQVPGEWDVKRLSEELGMVGRRADQLILYRQRLLLETRPKLRRLLMMRLSQLHLAYGDFDAADFYARQMTKVDDPVTAGLSEPLRILIAHRKALKERDRGRMVDELQEGERQRMAALDPAAAPSPPSAVYRHVVRSELAQSSGDFTLARQELEAAELTDTTPRAVLEGWYEQADALYRELDDRNALVTAGRKLSQNKVFKQDDQLDFARGAVRALYRGRPYAEADATMAQALAAEPPGTPYAFALELGRHVNALNEERPPRPVRDALVAFYKQQTDPLRRRMVVQDAAERAASLGADGVMEALATLYVDDAPAGTEERRRAERLFRRALMGRAYRRMGRDRMDEARADFDLVTRRTGSLESAVESMSLRLRAGVAPEVVIKEVTTEVPSKAVSLSHFVKAYVTTRRLSKLDDDAHAQAVKTGLAELRAAWQELKNQREVQALMGAIHHEDFLRGRNPAAAERANRHYLVALDLVRNNARYKAMILGALGLLHTQVGNYHIALGYLDERDKLPYADSGAGLSVALARARALLHVNREAEAAQAADKALATVESVPKMARFIPLVMDRAALYNLAAGRFERALTLYDRALPGIEAGPRDEEGLRNRLVLRLARCGAALGADQPQRALEDLDQVDRDLATPAVRATLKQAHATPKFVQRAYRIIAAGLRANAETRLGRMDAAARAMEQRRALFLEQFDELDRDEDIRAVTLAELRLAENAVDRRDPAQAAQWLGKALEHADSLMARTHAPVDAGQLDVLWFAAQLQSEDKTRMPFNVPQRMEQARRTLIEQRDPAWRTYLAWFNIYLALDGKVAASADKPAQTQEVQTASE from the coding sequence GTGCTGACGCGCCAAGGCCCCTGGTTCCTGGCCCTGGCCGTCCTCCTCTCGAGCGGAGCCTGGGCCCAGGACGACGAGAACGACGGAGGCATGGTCCTGCCCGAGCGGCTCACCGTGGGCATGGGCGACCAGTTCCTGGGGCAGCTGGGGCCCGACGAGAACTCGCTGCTGTTCGTGTCCAATCGGGACATCGCCACGGAGATCTTCGTCCAGGACCTGGAGAAGGGCCGCGAGCGCCGCCTCTTCGACGAAGGCGCGGACGTGACGTGGCCGCGCATCAGCCCCGATGGCAAGCAGCTGCTCTACATCTCGTTCCGCACCCAGGCCGGCGGGCAGCTCTGCGTGAGGGACCTGCCAGAGGCGAAGGAGCGCCGCTGTCTGGAAGAGGACCTCAGCGCGCTGCAAGCGGAGTGGATTGACGACACGCACATCGCGCTGGTGAGTCGCGTGACCATCCAGGGAGACCTGCGGCTGTCGAAGGTGGCGCTGGGGGCCGGCTGGCACGTGACGCCACTGCTCGACCGCAACCTGACCAGCCCCACCATCTCTCCGGATGGACGCTGGCTGGTGTACGTCCCGGTCCAACGCTCCGTGCAGGAGGTGGGGCCGGGCTTCGCCGCGCGAGCGTCGCCGCACCTGGAGGCCATCCGGCTGGATGTCCCCGGCGCGGCCCCCGTCCCGCTGACGCTCGACATCCCGGGGAAGACGGGCCAGCCGGTGTTCGCTCGCGACGGACGCTCGCTGTACGTGGTGCAGTTCTTCACCGACTCTAACGGGGACGGGGTGATTGACGCGAGCGACAGCGGGGTGCTGTTCCGCGTGCCCTTCGCCTCCGAGCGCGACGACGCGCCCGCCCAGGCCACCGCCGCCAGCCCGGACCAGCTCACCAGCGAGTCGTGGAACTGCGAGTACCCGTCCCCCACCGCCGCGTCGCTCATCACGACCTGTTCCCGGGGCCAGTCGCTGGACGTGTATCAGCTGCCGCTGGGTGGCCAGGTGCCCGGTGAATGGGACGTGAAGCGCCTCAGCGAGGAGCTGGGCATGGTGGGCCGGCGCGCGGATCAGCTCATCCTCTACCGCCAGCGGCTGCTGCTCGAGACCCGGCCCAAGCTCCGCCGGTTGTTGATGATGCGCCTGAGCCAGCTCCACCTGGCCTACGGCGACTTCGACGCCGCGGACTTCTACGCCCGACAGATGACGAAGGTGGACGACCCTGTCACCGCCGGATTGTCAGAGCCGCTGCGCATCCTCATCGCCCACCGGAAAGCCCTGAAGGAGCGCGACCGGGGCCGCATGGTGGACGAGCTGCAGGAGGGCGAACGCCAACGCATGGCGGCCCTGGACCCCGCCGCCGCGCCCAGCCCGCCCTCCGCCGTCTACCGTCACGTCGTGCGCAGCGAGCTGGCGCAGTCGTCCGGCGACTTCACGCTCGCCCGGCAGGAGTTGGAGGCGGCCGAGCTGACGGACACCACGCCGCGCGCGGTGCTGGAGGGCTGGTACGAACAGGCGGATGCGCTGTACCGCGAGCTGGACGACCGGAACGCATTGGTCACCGCCGGCCGCAAGCTCTCCCAGAACAAGGTCTTCAAGCAGGACGACCAGTTGGACTTCGCGCGCGGCGCGGTCCGCGCGCTGTACCGGGGACGACCCTACGCGGAAGCGGACGCCACCATGGCCCAGGCACTCGCGGCGGAGCCCCCCGGAACACCGTATGCGTTCGCCCTGGAGCTGGGCCGCCACGTCAATGCGTTGAACGAGGAGCGCCCTCCCCGCCCCGTCCGTGACGCCCTGGTCGCGTTCTACAAACAGCAGACGGATCCGCTCCGCCGCCGCATGGTGGTGCAGGACGCCGCCGAGCGCGCGGCGAGCCTGGGCGCCGACGGCGTGATGGAGGCCCTGGCGACGCTCTACGTCGACGACGCGCCGGCCGGCACCGAGGAGCGGCGACGGGCGGAGCGGCTGTTCCGCCGAGCACTGATGGGCCGCGCCTACCGCCGCATGGGGCGGGACCGGATGGACGAGGCGCGCGCGGACTTCGACCTCGTGACGCGGCGGACGGGCTCGCTGGAGAGCGCCGTCGAGTCCATGAGCCTGCGCCTGCGCGCGGGCGTCGCCCCCGAGGTGGTGATCAAAGAGGTCACCACGGAGGTGCCGAGCAAGGCCGTGTCGCTCTCGCACTTCGTGAAGGCCTACGTGACGACGCGCCGGCTGTCCAAGCTGGATGACGACGCCCACGCCCAGGCGGTGAAGACCGGCCTCGCGGAGCTGCGCGCGGCGTGGCAGGAGCTCAAGAACCAGCGCGAGGTGCAGGCCCTCATGGGAGCCATCCACCACGAGGACTTCCTGCGCGGCCGCAATCCCGCCGCCGCCGAGCGCGCCAACCGGCACTACCTGGTCGCCCTGGACCTGGTGCGCAACAACGCGCGCTACAAGGCCATGATCCTTGGCGCGCTGGGGTTGCTGCACACGCAGGTGGGCAACTACCACATCGCCCTGGGCTACCTGGACGAGCGCGACAAGCTGCCCTACGCGGACAGCGGAGCGGGGCTGTCCGTGGCCTTGGCCCGGGCCCGGGCGCTCCTGCACGTCAACCGCGAGGCGGAGGCCGCGCAGGCGGCGGACAAGGCCCTGGCCACGGTGGAGTCCGTGCCGAAGATGGCCCGGTTCATCCCGTTGGTGATGGACCGCGCGGCGCTCTACAACTTGGCCGCGGGCCGGTTCGAACGGGCCCTGACGCTCTACGACCGCGCGCTGCCCGGCATCGAAGCCGGCCCCCGAGACGAAGAGGGCCTGCGCAACCGGCTGGTGCTGCGGCTGGCCCGCTGCGGCGCGGCGCTGGGCGCGGACCAACCCCAGCGGGCGCTGGAGGACCTGGACCAGGTGGACCGGGACCTGGCGACGCCCGCCGTGCGGGCCACGCTGAAGCAGGCGCACGCCACGCCGAAGTTCGTCCAACGCGCGTATCGCATCATCGCCGCGGGGCTGCGCGCCAACGCGGAGACGCGGCTCGGGCGCATGGACGCCGCCGCCCGAGCGATGGAGCAGCGGCGCGCGCTGTTCCTGGAGCAGTTCGACGAATTGGATCGCGACGAGGACATCCGCGCGGTGACGTTGGCGGAGCTGCGGCTGGCGGAGAACGCCGTGGACCGCCGCGACCCGGCGCAGGCGGCGCAATGGCTGGGCAAGGCGCTGGAGCACGCCGACTCGCTGATGGCTCGCACGCACGCGCCGGTCGATGCGGGCCAGTTGGACGTGCTCTGGTTCGCGGCGCAGCTGCAATCCGAGGACAAGACGCGGATGCCTTTCAACGTGCCCCAGCGGATGGAGCAGGCGCGGCGGACGCTCATCGAGCAGCGCGACCCGGCGTGGCGCACGTACCTGGCGTGGTTCAACATCTACCTCGCGCTCGACGGCAAGGTCGCTGCCTCGGCGGACAAGCCAGCCCAGACGCAGGAAGTCCAGACCGCGTCCGAATAG
- a CDS encoding DUF1318 domain-containing protein yields the protein MTHRGLLLVAALAASGCISAPEIVMVDRATALEEQAAGSYKDVEQRLARAGMNPTPVPLTPNQLEDLGIQPPPLVENLGKTQADRVDDLVRRHCVGEGKDGLLVLTRKQCTAGRVSADDAALVERVNRARRQLWQWMKTVRPGVPEATLRQNWRLAHAEGVVCGGWVEAEDGTWGEKKC from the coding sequence ATGACACATCGTGGGTTGCTGCTCGTGGCCGCCCTCGCGGCTTCCGGGTGCATCAGCGCGCCGGAGATCGTCATGGTGGACCGGGCGACGGCGCTCGAGGAGCAGGCCGCGGGCTCGTACAAGGACGTGGAGCAGCGGCTGGCGCGCGCGGGCATGAACCCCACGCCGGTGCCGCTAACGCCCAACCAGCTGGAGGACCTGGGCATCCAGCCACCGCCGCTGGTGGAGAACCTGGGCAAGACGCAGGCGGACCGCGTGGACGACCTGGTGCGGCGCCACTGCGTGGGCGAGGGCAAGGACGGGCTGCTGGTGCTCACGCGGAAGCAGTGTACGGCCGGGCGCGTGTCCGCGGATGACGCCGCCCTGGTGGAGCGGGTGAACCGGGCCCGGCGCCAGCTGTGGCAGTGGATGAAGACCGTGCGCCCCGGTGTGCCAGAGGCGACGCTGCGCCAGAACTGGCGTCTGGCGCACGCGGAGGGCGTCGTCTGCGGCGGCTGGGTGGAGGCCGAGGACGGCACCTGGGGAGAGAAGAAGTGCTGA
- a CDS encoding DUF4091 domain-containing protein translates to MLALRQCGLGWLALSAAWPVFAAEPVVWGEGMMVKVRPDNTVPGSSTEVRLTAARNEFVSFQVALHGGDRGLRGVRARLPALEGPATLTGPDVTLYRQAYITTRQGSEPGQPVGRWPDGLVPDTDEIAREQRNAFPFDVPAREARAVWVDVHVPGDAPPGDYTGTVTVEAEGGFQRQVTARLTVVEAVMPSTSSLASAFSLSPAQVCLAHLGRADCSHEELQPFLVRYQQMALEHRITQPRLYLRGSGPKAWSDFDATWGSSLDGTAPTRLPGARMTSLEYTGPLTAGGLSAFTGHMRERGWLNRAFALIGDEPPIWISYEQVQAAGTLVRQAAPGLRTMLTTNASQLKPTGLVPLVDIMVPMVNHLEGTDPGFVGNQTGTYVEFLSRPGTELWMYQSCMIHGCSPSVSVPQNQPGAGWPSYMVDRPATKARAMEWLSFLFGCKGELYYETAGMLPSAWTDQYHFDGNGDGTLFYPGTPAIIGGRTDVPVASLRLKLIRQGMQDYEWLKAVSDAGDPAFAHQVARELIPNAWQVPDDGAAFDAARLRLIQRYGELTLGNPTAPRMGGAPVSMPLEPQVPGGPGEPGGQGNAGGCGAAPGVSVAGVLLWAAWALGRTRRARVAR, encoded by the coding sequence ATGCTGGCACTTCGACAGTGTGGCCTCGGCTGGCTGGCGTTGTCCGCGGCCTGGCCGGTGTTCGCGGCGGAGCCGGTGGTGTGGGGCGAAGGGATGATGGTGAAGGTCCGTCCCGACAACACCGTGCCAGGAAGCAGCACCGAGGTACGACTCACCGCCGCGCGCAATGAGTTCGTCTCCTTCCAGGTGGCGTTGCACGGCGGGGACCGGGGCCTGCGAGGCGTGCGAGCCCGCCTGCCCGCGCTGGAGGGGCCCGCGACGCTGACGGGGCCGGACGTGACGCTGTACCGGCAGGCGTACATCACCACGCGGCAGGGTTCCGAGCCCGGGCAGCCAGTGGGGCGCTGGCCGGACGGGCTGGTGCCGGACACGGACGAAATCGCCAGGGAGCAACGCAATGCCTTCCCCTTCGATGTGCCCGCGCGCGAGGCGCGAGCCGTCTGGGTGGACGTGCACGTGCCCGGGGACGCGCCCCCCGGCGACTACACGGGCACGGTGACGGTGGAGGCGGAAGGCGGCTTCCAGCGGCAGGTGACCGCGAGGCTGACGGTGGTGGAAGCGGTGATGCCGAGCACTTCCTCACTGGCCTCGGCGTTTTCGCTGTCGCCGGCCCAGGTGTGCCTCGCGCATCTGGGCCGGGCGGACTGCTCGCACGAGGAACTGCAACCGTTCCTCGTGCGCTACCAGCAGATGGCGCTGGAGCACCGCATCACGCAGCCCCGGCTCTACCTGCGCGGGTCCGGACCCAAGGCATGGAGCGACTTCGACGCGACGTGGGGGTCCAGCCTGGATGGCACCGCGCCCACGCGGCTGCCCGGCGCGCGGATGACGAGCCTGGAATACACAGGGCCCCTCACCGCTGGCGGCCTGTCGGCCTTCACCGGGCACATGCGCGAGCGCGGCTGGCTGAACCGGGCCTTCGCGCTGATTGGCGACGAGCCGCCCATCTGGATCAGCTACGAGCAGGTGCAAGCCGCCGGAACGCTGGTGCGGCAGGCCGCGCCCGGCCTTCGCACCATGCTGACGACGAACGCCAGCCAACTGAAGCCCACCGGCCTGGTGCCCCTGGTGGACATCATGGTTCCGATGGTGAACCACCTGGAGGGCACGGATCCAGGCTTCGTGGGGAACCAGACCGGGACGTACGTGGAGTTCCTCTCGCGGCCCGGAACGGAGTTGTGGATGTATCAAAGTTGTATGATCCACGGCTGCTCGCCCAGCGTCTCCGTGCCGCAGAACCAGCCGGGGGCGGGCTGGCCGTCGTACATGGTGGACCGCCCCGCGACGAAGGCCCGCGCGATGGAGTGGCTGTCCTTCCTCTTCGGCTGCAAGGGCGAGCTGTACTACGAGACCGCGGGCATGCTCCCCTCTGCGTGGACGGACCAGTACCACTTCGATGGCAACGGGGACGGGACGCTGTTCTACCCGGGCACGCCCGCGATCATCGGCGGACGGACGGACGTGCCGGTGGCCTCCCTGCGCCTGAAGCTCATCCGTCAGGGCATGCAGGACTATGAGTGGCTCAAGGCGGTGAGCGACGCGGGCGACCCGGCCTTCGCGCACCAGGTGGCGCGGGAGCTGATTCCCAATGCATGGCAGGTGCCGGATGACGGCGCCGCGTTCGATGCCGCGCGGCTGCGGCTCATCCAGCGCTACGGGGAACTGACCTTGGGCAACCCGACCGCCCCGCGCATGGGCGGGGCGCCTGTCTCCATGCCCTTGGAGCCGCAGGTTCCAGGCGGTCCAGGGGAGCCGGGCGGACAAGGCAACGCGGGCGGCTGCGGCGCGGCCCCTGGCGTCTCCGTGGCGGGAGTCCTGCTATGGGCGGCCTGGGCGCTGGGCAGGACACGCCGGGCGCGCGTCGCGAGGTAG
- a CDS encoding ATP-binding protein: MTARGLGRLPVDGREWRVRVLGLAQLCGPDGQRVRLERRTAALLAWLALQGPSPKFALASLLWPDSPPTTVRSNLRQLLRRLRVATEDAPLVEGDAERLALVSPSSVDAAGLKAATEARAHAEALACVDAEGNTLLAGFDFDDCPELARWLDGARAGIEGWVREAREARIAQLTAAGDWAAALGLAQAWARQEPESEQAGRHLIRLHYLQGDRGAALATFEHLRDVLDRELGVTPMPETLALVREVEQSPPRSRSVPGARPSLPLSVLRPPVLVGRDTAWRQLEAGWEAGQLLFISGEPGSGKTRLAEEFAATQGRWGRIEARAGDRDVPFASQARAFRTQLRRWPDVKLPDWVRTELSRILPELGDARLLPPLASEAGTLRFYDAIVAALQLLHEHEDISVADDVQYWDAASARAFTFALSRLADTAPPGARSLRFIDCYRRGELSPETRMHVAGLVEAGLARVVEVDALTDEDVKRMVAGMGLPGAEAHLDALARYTGGNPLYVVETLKHLLETDSLHREWPQRLPPPGRVGPLIQRRLEGLSPLALQCARLAALAGAFFRTSLVAGGLQVMQAEAHEALAELEAAQVLMGERFSHDLVMEAVLAGMGPGEERVLHARLATVFEEDGAPSILLAHHWLGAGRTERALPHLLASARSDEQVLPPELAAEHYARAASLMLSLGQHEDAVQARAAEARCRLQATSAGVLTPGPAAGPGARGRRG; encoded by the coding sequence ATGACGGCGCGAGGCCTGGGGAGACTTCCGGTGGATGGCAGGGAATGGCGGGTGCGGGTCCTGGGGCTGGCGCAGCTGTGCGGCCCCGACGGTCAACGCGTGAGGTTGGAGCGGCGCACCGCGGCGCTGCTGGCGTGGCTGGCATTGCAGGGTCCCTCGCCCAAGTTCGCGCTCGCGTCCCTCCTGTGGCCGGATTCGCCGCCCACGACCGTGCGAAGCAACCTGCGGCAGTTGCTGCGCCGCCTGCGAGTCGCCACGGAGGATGCGCCCCTGGTGGAGGGCGACGCCGAACGGCTGGCATTGGTCTCGCCCTCGTCCGTGGACGCCGCGGGCCTCAAGGCCGCCACGGAGGCCCGTGCCCATGCGGAGGCCCTGGCGTGTGTGGACGCCGAAGGCAACACGTTGCTGGCGGGCTTCGACTTCGATGACTGTCCGGAGCTCGCGCGCTGGCTGGACGGCGCCCGCGCGGGCATCGAAGGATGGGTTCGCGAGGCGCGCGAGGCCCGCATCGCCCAGCTCACCGCCGCGGGCGATTGGGCCGCCGCCCTGGGGCTCGCGCAGGCGTGGGCGCGGCAGGAGCCCGAATCCGAACAGGCCGGCCGCCACCTCATCCGGCTGCACTACCTGCAGGGTGACCGGGGCGCCGCGCTCGCGACCTTCGAACACCTGCGCGACGTGCTGGACCGGGAGCTGGGCGTCACCCCCATGCCGGAGACGCTCGCGCTGGTGCGGGAGGTGGAGCAGTCCCCGCCGCGCTCACGCTCCGTTCCGGGCGCTCGGCCTTCGCTGCCTCTTTCAGTGCTGCGTCCTCCGGTGCTGGTGGGCCGGGACACGGCGTGGCGGCAGTTGGAAGCCGGCTGGGAGGCAGGCCAGTTGCTGTTCATCTCCGGTGAGCCCGGCAGCGGCAAGACGCGGCTCGCGGAGGAGTTCGCGGCCACGCAGGGCCGCTGGGGGCGCATCGAGGCGCGAGCGGGAGACCGGGACGTGCCGTTCGCCTCCCAGGCGCGCGCCTTCCGCACGCAGCTGCGGCGCTGGCCGGACGTGAAGCTGCCGGACTGGGTGCGCACCGAGCTGTCGCGCATCCTCCCGGAGCTGGGAGACGCGCGGCTGCTGCCGCCCCTGGCCTCCGAGGCCGGCACGTTGCGCTTCTACGACGCCATCGTGGCGGCGCTCCAACTGCTTCACGAGCACGAGGACATCAGCGTCGCGGACGACGTGCAGTACTGGGACGCGGCCAGCGCCAGGGCCTTCACCTTCGCGCTCTCCCGGCTGGCCGACACGGCCCCTCCAGGCGCACGCAGCCTGCGCTTCATCGACTGCTATCGCCGGGGCGAATTGTCGCCCGAGACGCGGATGCACGTGGCAGGGCTCGTCGAGGCGGGACTGGCGCGCGTCGTGGAGGTGGACGCGCTGACGGACGAGGACGTGAAGCGCATGGTGGCGGGCATGGGACTGCCGGGCGCGGAGGCGCACCTGGATGCCCTGGCCCGCTACACGGGCGGCAATCCCCTGTACGTCGTGGAGACGCTGAAGCACCTGCTGGAGACGGACTCGTTGCACCGTGAATGGCCCCAACGGCTGCCGCCTCCAGGGCGCGTGGGCCCCCTCATCCAGCGGCGCCTGGAGGGGCTGTCCCCGCTGGCGCTCCAGTGCGCGCGGCTCGCGGCGCTGGCGGGGGCCTTCTTCCGGACCTCGCTCGTGGCCGGGGGACTCCAGGTGATGCAGGCGGAGGCGCATGAGGCGCTCGCGGAGCTGGAGGCGGCCCAGGTGCTGATGGGCGAGCGCTTCAGCCACGACCTGGTGATGGAGGCGGTCCTGGCTGGAATGGGCCCCGGCGAGGAGCGCGTGCTGCACGCCCGGCTCGCCACGGTGTTCGAGGAGGACGGCGCCCCTTCCATCCTCCTGGCGCATCACTGGCTCGGAGCTGGACGGACGGAGCGAGCACTGCCTCACCTGCTGGCGTCCGCTCGCTCCGATGAACAGGTCCTGCCGCCCGAACTGGCGGCGGAGCATTACGCGCGCGCCGCGTCCCTCATGCTGTCGCTGGGACAGCACGAGGACGCCGTGCAGGCGCGGGCCGCCGAGGCGCGCTGCCGGCTCCAGGCCACCTCCGCGGGAGTCCTCACCCCTGGGCCAGCAGCAGGCCCAGGCGCTCGCGGTCGCCGCGGCTGA
- a CDS encoding LytR/AlgR family response regulator transcription factor: MELQEALFESVPIRVGVVEGASETRRLVLPLLEADADVHVAAVHSEGSAAVESLRREPVDILFLDVDLEDLDGFQVLHEAGSACAGAVVLMTAKEEHALRAFEAGALDCLLKPRVPERFAQVLGRAKEHVRRGRLQQLVRQLAGLVRTLPVPSPAPRYLDRLVIREVGRVTLLAVDDVDWMAAEDNYVQVHVGERSHLLRQPMRELEARLDPERFVRIHRSTLVNLQRVQELRPLLHGEYQVILRDRTTLKLSRGYRERLGLLLAQG; encoded by the coding sequence ATGGAGCTTCAAGAAGCGTTGTTCGAGTCCGTGCCCATCCGGGTGGGGGTGGTGGAAGGCGCATCCGAAACGCGGCGGCTCGTGCTGCCGCTGCTGGAGGCGGATGCGGACGTGCATGTCGCGGCGGTCCACTCGGAGGGAAGCGCCGCCGTGGAATCGCTGCGGCGCGAGCCCGTGGACATCCTCTTCCTGGACGTGGACCTGGAGGACCTGGACGGCTTCCAGGTATTGCACGAGGCGGGAAGCGCGTGTGCCGGCGCCGTCGTCCTGATGACCGCGAAGGAGGAACACGCGCTGCGCGCCTTCGAGGCCGGCGCGCTGGACTGCCTCCTCAAGCCCCGGGTCCCCGAGCGCTTCGCCCAGGTGCTGGGCCGGGCGAAGGAGCACGTGCGCAGGGGGCGCCTCCAGCAACTCGTGCGTCAGCTGGCGGGCCTCGTGAGGACCTTGCCCGTCCCCTCCCCTGCCCCGCGCTACCTGGACCGGCTGGTCATCCGCGAGGTGGGACGGGTGACGCTGCTCGCCGTGGACGACGTGGACTGGATGGCGGCGGAGGACAACTACGTCCAGGTGCACGTGGGCGAGCGCAGCCACCTCCTGCGCCAGCCCATGCGGGAGCTGGAGGCCCGGTTGGATCCAGAGCGCTTCGTGCGCATCCACCGCTCCACGCTCGTCAACCTCCAGCGGGTCCAGGAGCTGCGCCCGCTGCTCCATGGCGAATACCAGGTCATCCTGCGCGACCGCACCACGCTGAAGCTCAGCCGCGGCTACCGCGAGCGCCTGGGCCTGTTGCTGGCCCAGGGGTGA
- the roxA gene encoding rubber dioxygenase RoxA — protein MRLRWSRTWACPSSLVLFLISAGAAANPLPLLETTAVRSPFVAACNGKPDSTPLPVDPRTLVVPGVNKPGAAVQFNAYWVDLHNPPAPFVSTLPPNPTTCGEFRASVARGRNNIETRAYFQPFTTSLAYYNLYLLWGFLIRPSDFDEQVIKRYGMAKAPFRNPYPLPWENPNLTNGGSGQLPLGLVQEKDSNGRYTGAISSSCSGCHDSRLGTEQEAGFVWGRTNDALDAGLIQSDFFRSTGVGTVLQLAPVPWSVGRGTSDAIGIVDLLPALFDMDSLALAPSLLEYFPSHAGGQSRAPSWWHRAFKTRQFWDGALTSDNVRSEMAFSIANLGRTPAQRRAMTVEFEDNDNFFISMSPPTYPKTVNTALAEQGAVLFHERDLWANGANANIPKAPGNGSCASCHGVYSPRHAADPAYLPDPRLKGVAGVITPIETIRTDPARKDLMADIRKRKAWNSSFLAYNDEAPNHGPFYDDIITSALRRVPRSAYDNGLGPVYSPLGPNEWLSPFGYIAPPLYGAWASAPFFHNGSVPTLWDVLKPADRPSVWKRLQTSANILGTNAGYDASYASYDFGKLGWKVSSLPCANSPSNDPFIPCSEEMATADVLFANIANLVANYNSLAYQSPPPITQKQIRSRMIFNTHFYGMGNEGHDFTQSLTDPERWALIEYMKTL, from the coding sequence ATGAGACTGCGATGGAGCCGTACGTGGGCGTGTCCGAGTTCCCTGGTCCTCTTCCTGATCAGTGCCGGGGCTGCCGCCAATCCCCTGCCGCTGCTGGAGACCACGGCGGTGCGGTCGCCATTCGTGGCGGCCTGCAATGGGAAGCCGGACTCAACGCCGTTGCCGGTGGATCCGCGCACGCTGGTGGTGCCGGGCGTCAACAAGCCAGGGGCCGCGGTCCAGTTCAACGCGTACTGGGTGGACCTGCACAATCCCCCGGCGCCGTTCGTCTCCACGCTGCCGCCCAATCCCACGACGTGCGGTGAGTTCCGCGCGAGCGTGGCCCGGGGGCGCAACAACATCGAGACGCGCGCCTACTTCCAGCCGTTCACCACCTCGCTCGCCTACTACAACCTCTACCTGCTCTGGGGCTTCCTCATCCGCCCCTCGGATTTCGACGAGCAGGTCATCAAGCGTTACGGCATGGCGAAGGCGCCGTTCCGCAATCCCTATCCGCTGCCGTGGGAGAACCCCAACCTCACCAACGGCGGCAGCGGCCAGCTCCCCCTGGGGCTCGTGCAGGAGAAGGACTCGAACGGGCGCTATACGGGCGCCATCAGCTCCAGTTGCTCGGGGTGCCACGACTCGCGGCTGGGGACCGAACAGGAGGCCGGCTTCGTGTGGGGGCGCACGAACGACGCGCTGGACGCGGGGTTGATCCAGTCCGACTTCTTCCGCTCGACGGGCGTGGGCACCGTGCTGCAGCTGGCGCCCGTGCCGTGGAGCGTGGGGCGCGGCACCAGTGACGCCATCGGAATCGTGGACCTGCTGCCCGCGCTCTTCGACATGGACTCGCTCGCGCTGGCGCCCAGCCTGCTCGAATACTTCCCCTCCCACGCGGGCGGCCAGTCCCGCGCGCCCAGCTGGTGGCACCGCGCCTTCAAGACGCGGCAGTTCTGGGATGGCGCCCTCACGTCCGACAACGTCCGCTCGGAGATGGCCTTCAGCATCGCGAACCTGGGGCGCACGCCCGCGCAGCGCCGGGCGATGACCGTCGAGTTCGAGGACAACGACAACTTCTTCATCTCGATGTCACCCCCCACGTACCCCAAGACGGTCAACACCGCGCTCGCCGAGCAGGGCGCGGTGCTCTTCCACGAGAGGGACCTGTGGGCCAACGGCGCCAACGCCAACATCCCCAAGGCGCCGGGCAACGGCTCCTGCGCGTCCTGCCACGGCGTCTATTCGCCGCGCCATGCCGCGGACCCGGCGTACCTGCCCGACCCGCGCCTCAAGGGCGTGGCGGGCGTGATTACGCCCATTGAGACCATCCGCACGGACCCCGCGCGCAAGGACCTGATGGCGGACATCCGCAAGCGCAAGGCCTGGAACTCGTCCTTCCTGGCCTACAACGACGAGGCCCCCAACCACGGCCCCTTCTACGACGACATCATCACCAGCGCCCTGCGGCGCGTGCCGCGCAGCGCGTATGACAACGGCCTGGGCCCCGTCTATTCACCCCTGGGGCCCAACGAGTGGCTCAGCCCGTTCGGCTACATCGCGCCGCCGCTCTATGGCGCGTGGGCCTCCGCGCCGTTCTTCCACAACGGCAGCGTGCCCACCCTCTGGGACGTGCTGAAGCCGGCGGACCGGCCGTCGGTGTGGAAGCGCCTGCAGACCTCCGCCAACATCCTGGGGACCAACGCGGGCTACGACGCGAGCTACGCGTCCTATGACTTCGGGAAGCTGGGGTGGAAGGTGTCGTCGCTGCCCTGCGCCAACTCCCCGTCCAACGACCCGTTCATCCCGTGCAGCGAGGAGATGGCGACGGCTGACGTGCTCTTCGCGAACATCGCGAACCTGGTCGCCAACTACAACTCGCTCGCCTACCAGTCGCCACCGCCCATCACCCAGAAGCAGATCCGCTCCCGGATGATCTTCAACACCCACTTCTACGGCATGGGCAACGAGGGGCATGACTTCACCCAGTCGCTCACCGACCCGGAGCGCTGGGCCCTCATCGAATACATGAAGACGCTGTAA